A window of Pirellulales bacterium contains these coding sequences:
- a CDS encoding DUF4981 domain-containing protein, which yields MIQDVQSRAWVRAAATSAAAAAAFLVSGGLADAGNDWEDHQVIGRNKLDVTATLFRFDDAAAARAGSRDDSPYVKLLNGTWKFKYVGTPDERPRDFFKTEFDAAGWDDIAVPANWERQGFGQPIYTNVNYPFHKNPPFIAGDNGNPVGSYRTTFTVPDAWKGRRVLLHFEGVESACYVWVNGVEIGYSQDSRTPAAFDVTDHVKEGENVLAVQVFRWCDGSYLEDQDFWRLSGIFRDVFLKSVPRAGLYDFEVQTDLDENYVDAELTVLTTLENSGDKPTKLSVSGVLLDAQGNQVAELAAQAVELAAGEKGGAKLSVAVPNPAKWTAETPNLYRLLLAVNDAAGKAVETVPANVGFRKVEIKSGQLCVNGRPLRVTGVNRHEHDPVTGHTISLESMIEDVKLMKLSNINTVRCSHYPNDPRWYELCDEYGLYVVDEANIESHGMGYGRESLAKDPSWGKAHLARMVAVVERDKNHPSVIVWSLGNEAGNGVNFYETYKWTKERDPSRPVQYEQAGFHDWNTDIRCPMYDSIGHMIDFARRNPDRPLIQCEYEHAMGNSCGNFKDYWDAIDAWPHLQGGCVWDWVDQGLLEHDDQGRPFWKYGGDYGDKPNDGNFCCNGMVKPDRSPNPSLLEAKYCYQPIAVRAGDLAKGLIEIENRYGFQTLDERFVEFRWRVETDGKSGAAGKLAGVNVLPGDTKRFALELGEAPAGAGERFLIVEARLKSDQPWAGTGHVIAAEQLALPSAGGAPMPSAQTVPVVVKDSGDVIELQQGATVVGIGKTDGGMKFYTQNGRPMWSGTFAPNFWRAPIDNDNGNQMPRRLGAWKNAVSDPHPVVVAPDGEGVKAVHTLLGGKAEVSLRYSLTPAGDGTIRVEAEFVPHGVLPELPRFGVQMTGTARLSNVTYFGRGPHENYVDRLASAFVSRYESTVADMTHVYTRPQENGNRCDVRWIAFTNDAGQGAIVIADGAPLSVSVWPYSMADLEKARHVNELPERDVITINIDAGQMGVAGDNSWGALPHPQYTLPPVRRSYSFLMRPYNPGLGEIGEVARKP from the coding sequence GTGATTCAAGACGTTCAATCGCGGGCATGGGTTCGGGCGGCTGCAACTTCGGCTGCGGCCGCGGCGGCGTTCCTCGTGAGCGGAGGGCTGGCCGACGCCGGCAACGACTGGGAGGACCATCAGGTCATCGGTCGCAACAAGCTCGACGTGACCGCCACGCTGTTCCGCTTTGACGACGCGGCGGCGGCCCGTGCGGGCTCGCGCGACGATTCCCCGTACGTCAAGCTGCTTAACGGCACGTGGAAGTTCAAATACGTCGGGACGCCGGACGAACGGCCCCGGGATTTCTTCAAGACCGAATTCGACGCGGCGGGGTGGGACGACATTGCGGTCCCCGCGAACTGGGAACGGCAAGGGTTCGGCCAGCCGATCTACACGAACGTCAACTATCCGTTCCACAAGAATCCCCCGTTCATTGCGGGGGACAACGGCAATCCCGTCGGCTCGTATCGGACCACGTTTACGGTTCCCGACGCATGGAAGGGGCGGCGGGTGCTGCTCCACTTCGAGGGGGTCGAGAGCGCGTGCTACGTCTGGGTCAACGGCGTGGAGATCGGCTACTCGCAAGACAGCCGCACCCCGGCGGCGTTCGACGTAACCGACCATGTGAAAGAGGGCGAAAACGTGCTGGCGGTCCAGGTGTTTCGCTGGTGCGACGGGTCGTATCTCGAAGACCAGGACTTCTGGCGGTTGAGCGGAATTTTCCGCGACGTGTTTCTGAAATCGGTCCCGCGCGCCGGGCTGTACGACTTCGAGGTGCAGACCGACTTGGACGAGAACTACGTCGACGCCGAGCTCACGGTGCTGACGACGCTGGAGAACTCGGGCGACAAGCCGACCAAGCTGAGCGTCAGCGGCGTGTTGCTCGACGCCCAAGGGAACCAGGTCGCGGAGTTGGCGGCGCAGGCCGTTGAACTGGCGGCCGGCGAGAAGGGGGGCGCCAAGCTCAGCGTCGCGGTCCCGAATCCGGCCAAGTGGACGGCCGAAACGCCGAACCTGTACCGGTTGCTGCTCGCCGTGAACGACGCCGCGGGCAAGGCGGTCGAGACGGTTCCCGCGAACGTCGGTTTCCGCAAAGTCGAGATCAAGAGCGGTCAATTGTGCGTCAACGGCCGTCCGCTGCGGGTGACCGGCGTGAACCGGCACGAGCACGATCCCGTGACAGGCCACACGATCTCGCTCGAGTCGATGATCGAGGACGTCAAGCTGATGAAGCTCAGCAACATCAACACGGTTCGCTGCAGCCACTATCCCAACGATCCGCGGTGGTACGAGCTGTGCGACGAGTACGGACTGTACGTCGTCGACGAAGCGAACATCGAATCGCACGGCATGGGATACGGCCGCGAGTCGCTGGCCAAGGACCCCTCGTGGGGCAAGGCCCACCTGGCGCGGATGGTCGCGGTCGTCGAGCGCGACAAGAATCACCCCTCGGTGATCGTCTGGTCGCTGGGGAACGAGGCGGGCAACGGGGTGAATTTCTACGAGACCTACAAGTGGACGAAGGAACGCGATCCCTCCCGCCCGGTGCAGTACGAGCAGGCCGGCTTCCACGATTGGAACACCGACATCCGCTGCCCGATGTACGACTCGATCGGGCACATGATCGACTTCGCCCGCCGCAATCCTGATCGGCCGCTCATTCAGTGCGAGTACGAGCACGCGATGGGCAACAGTTGCGGCAACTTCAAGGACTATTGGGACGCGATCGACGCTTGGCCTCACCTGCAGGGGGGATGCGTCTGGGACTGGGTCGACCAGGGGCTCCTGGAGCATGACGACCAGGGCCGGCCGTTCTGGAAGTACGGCGGCGATTACGGCGACAAGCCGAACGACGGCAACTTCTGCTGCAACGGCATGGTGAAGCCCGATCGGTCGCCGAACCCCTCGCTGCTCGAGGCCAAGTACTGCTACCAGCCGATCGCGGTGCGGGCAGGCGATCTGGCCAAGGGGCTGATCGAGATCGAGAACCGCTACGGGTTCCAGACGCTCGACGAGCGGTTCGTCGAATTCCGCTGGCGCGTCGAGACCGACGGCAAGTCGGGCGCCGCAGGAAAGCTCGCCGGGGTGAACGTCCTTCCGGGAGACACGAAGCGGTTTGCGTTGGAGTTGGGCGAGGCTCCGGCCGGCGCAGGCGAGCGGTTTCTGATCGTCGAAGCCCGGCTGAAATCCGACCAGCCGTGGGCCGGAACGGGCCACGTGATCGCGGCCGAGCAACTGGCTTTGCCGTCGGCCGGAGGGGCGCCGATGCCCTCCGCGCAGACCGTCCCCGTGGTCGTCAAGGACAGCGGCGACGTGATCGAACTGCAACAGGGCGCGACGGTCGTCGGCATCGGCAAGACCGACGGCGGGATGAAGTTCTACACGCAGAACGGACGGCCGATGTGGTCCGGCACGTTCGCCCCGAATTTCTGGCGGGCGCCGATCGACAACGACAACGGCAACCAGATGCCTCGGCGGCTGGGGGCGTGGAAGAACGCCGTCAGCGATCCCCATCCCGTGGTCGTCGCTCCGGACGGCGAGGGGGTGAAGGCGGTCCATACGTTGCTGGGAGGAAAGGCCGAGGTCTCGCTCCGCTACAGCCTGACCCCCGCGGGGGACGGCACGATTCGCGTCGAGGCGGAGTTCGTGCCGCATGGCGTGCTGCCCGAGTTGCCGCGGTTCGGCGTGCAAATGACGGGAACGGCTCGGCTGAGCAACGTGACCTACTTCGGCCGCGGGCCGCACGAGAATTACGTCGATCGGCTGGCCTCGGCGTTCGTCTCGCGGTACGAGTCGACTGTCGCCGACATGACGCACGTCTACACGCGCCCGCAAGAAAACGGCAATCGGTGCGACGTTCGGTGGATCGCTTTCACCAACGACGCCGGCCAGGGAGCAATCGTCATCGCCGACGGGGCGCCGCTCAGCGTGAGCGTCTGGCCCTACTCGATGGCCGATCTCGAGAAGGCGCGGCATGTGAACGAGTTGCCCGAGCGCGACGTCATCACGATCAACATCGACGCGGGGCAGATGGGCGTGGCGGGGGACAACTCCTGGGGCGCCCTGCCCCATCCCCAGTACACGCTCCCCCCCGTGCGGCGAAGTTACTCGTTCCTGATGCGGCCGTACAATCCGGGGCTTGGCGAGATCGGCGAAGTCGCGCGCAAGCCGTAA
- a CDS encoding DUF2764 family protein: MPERTYYTLIASLPALPAQFPPDRSPITWRRLEERLKMLEDEDAAALARLVDFLAWDRQPSERTDEEFDARYRELMEETTHSVVREIVDVRIDMRTIISGLRRRRLGWGPPPGAGRWVDHIRRRWNEPQFGLQARYPWIEELDRLLAAGQMLAAEKLILTTSWSIWSRAAADARFTFGAVLLYVARWSVVNRWACQNAVAGQERFDQSVATLVQDYVHFDN, encoded by the coding sequence ATGCCTGAGCGCACCTACTACACGTTGATCGCAAGCCTCCCGGCGCTCCCTGCGCAGTTTCCCCCAGATCGCAGTCCCATCACTTGGCGGCGTCTGGAAGAGCGTTTGAAGATGCTCGAAGACGAGGATGCGGCGGCGCTGGCTCGGCTCGTCGATTTCTTGGCTTGGGACCGCCAGCCGTCTGAGCGGACCGACGAAGAGTTCGACGCGCGCTACCGCGAGCTCATGGAGGAGACGACGCATTCGGTCGTCCGCGAGATTGTCGACGTGCGGATCGACATGCGGACGATTATCAGCGGGCTTCGCCGACGCCGGTTGGGATGGGGCCCCCCGCCGGGCGCGGGGCGGTGGGTCGATCACATTCGACGACGCTGGAACGAACCGCAGTTCGGCCTCCAGGCCCGTTACCCCTGGATCGAGGAGCTCGACCGCTTGCTCGCCGCCGGCCAGATGCTCGCCGCCGAAAAGCTGATCCTGACCACGAGTTGGTCGATCTGGTCGCGCGCCGCGGCCGACGCTCGTTTCACCTTCGGGGCGGTCCTCCTGTACGTCGCCCGCTGGTCGGTCGTCAATCGCTGGGCCTGCCAGAACGCGGTCGCCGGGCAAGAACGATTCGATCAATCCGTCGCCACCCTCGTGCAAGACTATGTCCATTTCGACAACTGA
- a CDS encoding V-type ATP synthase subunit A: MSISTTEASVVSVTGNIVSIEAAVGSLMKNEVAYVRVGDRRLKAEVLRVYGQEADLQVFEDTEGVRTGDKVELTREMLSVRLGPGLLGTVFDGLQNPLNELAVRDGFFLQRGRGAPALNPEVRWAFKPSCKPGDKLDAGDVVGTVRERRIDHKIMLPFGLPREVELVSIESGDFTVDEPIALVRDTGGIEHRVTLAQSWPVRRPVPAALMRRKLSERQFSLEPLATTIRLIDTFFPIARGGTACIPGPFGAGKTVLQGLIARYSAVDVVVVVACGERAGEVLETLTEFSHMEDPRSGGKLIDRTIIICNTSSMPVAAREASIFTGITLGEYYRQMGLDVLLIADSTSRWAQAMRETSGRLEEIPGEEAYPAYLDSAVKGVYERAGLVRTNDGSVGSLTMIGTVSPAGGNFEEPVTQATLSAVKCFLGLSYDRAYKRFYPAIDPLISWSRYLDQLKPRLDELLAPGWTDAVRGLVQLLHRGSAIHQMMQVTGEEGVSLEDFVTWQQATFLDMVYLQQDAFDPVDVSTPTERQKMMLLLIKRLLERKFLFADKQQARDFFTELTGLVRNLNYAPFDSDSFKEYVDRIENLERRGLAGQSVAAERAPE, encoded by the coding sequence ATGTCCATTTCGACAACTGAAGCATCCGTCGTCAGCGTCACCGGCAACATCGTCTCGATCGAGGCCGCCGTCGGGTCCCTCATGAAGAACGAGGTCGCCTATGTCCGCGTCGGCGATCGGCGGCTCAAGGCCGAGGTGCTGCGCGTCTACGGCCAGGAAGCGGATCTGCAGGTCTTCGAGGATACCGAGGGGGTGCGGACCGGCGACAAAGTGGAACTGACGCGCGAAATGCTCTCGGTGCGACTCGGCCCAGGGCTGCTGGGGACCGTGTTCGACGGGCTGCAGAACCCGCTCAACGAACTCGCCGTCCGCGACGGGTTCTTCCTGCAACGCGGTCGGGGCGCTCCGGCGCTCAACCCGGAGGTGCGCTGGGCGTTCAAGCCGTCGTGCAAGCCGGGGGACAAACTCGACGCCGGCGACGTCGTGGGAACCGTCCGCGAACGCCGAATCGATCACAAAATCATGCTCCCCTTCGGCTTGCCGCGTGAAGTCGAGTTGGTCTCGATCGAGTCGGGCGACTTCACCGTCGACGAGCCGATCGCCTTGGTCCGCGACACGGGGGGGATCGAGCACCGCGTGACGCTCGCCCAGTCGTGGCCTGTCCGGCGACCCGTGCCTGCGGCGCTCATGCGCCGCAAGCTGTCGGAGCGGCAGTTCTCTTTGGAGCCCCTTGCGACGACCATCCGACTCATCGACACGTTCTTCCCGATCGCCCGCGGGGGAACAGCATGCATTCCCGGGCCGTTCGGCGCCGGCAAGACGGTGCTCCAGGGGCTCATCGCCCGGTATTCGGCTGTCGACGTCGTCGTCGTCGTCGCCTGCGGAGAGCGGGCCGGCGAAGTGCTCGAAACGCTCACCGAGTTCTCGCACATGGAAGACCCCCGTTCCGGCGGAAAGCTGATCGATCGCACGATCATCATTTGCAACACCTCCTCGATGCCCGTGGCGGCCCGCGAAGCGTCGATCTTCACCGGAATCACCCTCGGCGAGTACTATCGCCAGATGGGGCTCGACGTCCTGTTGATCGCCGATTCCACGTCGCGCTGGGCCCAGGCGATGCGCGAAACGTCCGGGCGGCTCGAAGAAATCCCTGGTGAAGAGGCTTACCCCGCTTACCTCGACTCGGCCGTCAAAGGGGTCTACGAGCGGGCCGGACTGGTGCGCACCAACGACGGCTCAGTCGGCAGTCTCACGATGATCGGCACCGTCTCTCCCGCCGGGGGCAACTTTGAAGAACCGGTCACCCAGGCGACGCTCAGCGCGGTGAAGTGCTTTCTCGGGCTTTCGTACGATCGGGCATACAAGCGTTTCTACCCGGCGATCGACCCCTTGATTTCTTGGTCTCGGTATCTCGATCAACTCAAGCCGCGACTGGACGAACTTCTTGCCCCGGGATGGACCGACGCCGTGCGCGGGCTTGTGCAACTGCTCCACCGCGGCAGCGCCATTCACCAGATGATGCAGGTCACGGGCGAGGAAGGCGTTTCGCTGGAAGACTTCGTCACCTGGCAGCAGGCGACGTTTCTGGACATGGTCTACTTGCAGCAAGACGCGTTCGACCCCGTCGACGTCTCGACTCCGACGGAGCGTCAGAAAATGATGTTGTTGCTCATCAAACGCCTCTTGGAGCGAAAGTTTCTGTTCGCCGACAAGCAGCAAGCGCGAGACTTCTTTACGGAGCTCACGGGTCTCGTCCGCAATCTCAACTACGCCCCGTTCGATTCCGATTCCTTCAAGGAGTACGTCGATCGGATCGAGAATTTGGAGCGTCGCGGCCTCGCCGGACAGTCGGTCGCCGCGGAGCGGGCCCCGGAATGA
- a CDS encoding succinylglutamate desuccinylase/aspartoacylase family protein codes for MFAVLLIAAGSPVLAQVAAQTVATDAAAVATESPAWDVFTVLGVDVQPGTKHKLTSMELNDFVGMRMAVPVWIARGARPGKTLAVTAGIHGDEINGVEIARRLFVETDPDQLSGTLVVLPLLNRHGFLAGSRYMSDRRDLNRAFPGDPVGSSAGITAHSVFAPVILRSDALIDLHTASDTRVNLPQIRTKLASQPALELARAFGAGVVLNGAGPAGSLRRSALDAGIPAIIYEAGGVLVLELDEIERGLTGIRNIMRHLGMLAAAGDEPETATVYDKTLWLRVPPGAAGMFLTKRRPGDEVRRGDVLGVVVDPLSDQEASIVSPADGLIIGMEKPNVVYTGDALFHLGLEKLAK; via the coding sequence ATGTTCGCCGTCCTGCTGATCGCGGCAGGTTCTCCCGTGCTTGCCCAGGTTGCCGCTCAAACGGTCGCGACAGACGCTGCGGCCGTCGCGACGGAGTCGCCGGCGTGGGACGTGTTCACGGTGCTCGGGGTCGACGTCCAACCGGGTACGAAACACAAGCTGACAAGCATGGAACTCAACGATTTCGTCGGCATGCGGATGGCGGTGCCGGTGTGGATTGCCCGGGGTGCGCGGCCGGGCAAGACGCTGGCCGTCACGGCCGGCATTCACGGCGACGAGATCAACGGCGTCGAGATCGCCCGAAGGTTGTTCGTGGAAACAGACCCCGACCAATTGTCAGGAACCTTGGTCGTTCTCCCCTTGTTGAACAGGCACGGATTCCTGGCCGGCAGCCGCTACATGAGCGACCGCCGCGATCTGAACCGCGCCTTCCCAGGCGATCCCGTCGGCAGCTCTGCCGGGATCACGGCGCACTCGGTGTTCGCTCCCGTGATCCTTCGCTCCGACGCGTTGATCGATCTGCACACGGCTTCCGACACGCGCGTCAACTTGCCGCAAATTCGCACCAAGCTCGCGAGTCAACCGGCGTTGGAATTGGCCCGGGCTTTCGGCGCCGGAGTCGTGCTCAATGGCGCCGGTCCCGCGGGGAGCCTCAGGCGCAGCGCTCTCGACGCCGGGATTCCTGCGATTATCTACGAGGCCGGCGGAGTCCTGGTGCTGGAGCTTGACGAGATCGAGCGGGGCCTGACCGGCATTCGCAACATCATGCGTCATCTCGGCATGCTTGCCGCCGCCGGCGACGAACCCGAGACGGCCACGGTATACGACAAAACCCTGTGGCTCCGCGTCCCTCCCGGCGCCGCGGGGATGTTTCTCACGAAGCGCCGGCCAGGCGACGAAGTCCGCCGGGGCGACGTGCTGGGGGTGGTCGTCGATCCGCTAAGCGATCAGGAGGCGTCGATTGTTTCGCCCGCCGACGGCCTGATTATCGGCATGGAGAAACCGAACGTCGTCTATACGGGCGACGCGTTGTTTCATCTGGGTCTCGAAAAGCTCGCGAAGTAG
- a CDS encoding transposase, translated as MSDGPSSAVIPDDLAACQALLREHGFVVASLTQSIAELQQKNQRLEEREKEYQLTINELLQRAFARRSERYLSDPRQLALDFKDAAGATDAAAGLAEAVEEAGLVVKRHVRHKRPRKPRRERLPEHLPRHEVIIEAPADLQSCPEHGERKIIGYDETETLVIKRPEIYVLLTKSPKLACEGAPQCGVAFPERPTGLVEGNRYDTSVAAEVLTNKYGFHLPIYRQQDMFAGSGWTPSRSTLLNLAAGAHFALRPLVEHLRSVVLADDLLGTDDTTLTLLVPKTLPEVVAGDPRSERTHELLCEAKAAATAIDSLWTSKPTNALTASMALLLKEREERRPDKGDDTSHSEKVIPSGFLSGALAPASGPPTSSRSSPAPCATTWTCGPTSKTCSTGCWPARPTTTTSAPTSGAISTPKPSASTASKNAATRPIASRLGTSCGRGEAPRGVGERMVLVGAYRLSTCG; from the coding sequence ATGAGCGACGGACCCTCATCTGCTGTGATCCCCGACGACCTCGCGGCGTGCCAGGCGCTGCTCAGAGAGCACGGCTTCGTCGTCGCTTCGCTCACGCAGTCGATCGCCGAGCTGCAGCAGAAGAACCAGCGGCTGGAAGAACGCGAGAAGGAATACCAACTCACGATCAACGAGCTGCTGCAGCGGGCGTTCGCCCGCCGCAGCGAGCGGTACCTGAGCGACCCGCGGCAGCTGGCGCTCGACTTCAAGGACGCCGCCGGGGCGACCGACGCCGCGGCGGGTCTTGCCGAAGCGGTCGAAGAGGCCGGCCTGGTGGTGAAGCGGCACGTCCGCCACAAGCGTCCTCGCAAGCCGCGTCGCGAGCGACTTCCCGAACACCTGCCGCGTCACGAAGTGATTATCGAGGCGCCGGCCGACCTGCAGAGTTGCCCCGAGCACGGCGAGCGGAAGATAATTGGTTACGACGAGACCGAGACGCTGGTGATCAAGCGTCCCGAGATCTACGTGCTGCTGACGAAGTCCCCGAAGCTGGCCTGCGAAGGGGCGCCGCAGTGCGGCGTCGCGTTTCCCGAGCGCCCGACCGGGCTGGTCGAGGGGAATCGTTACGACACGAGCGTCGCGGCCGAAGTGCTGACCAACAAGTACGGCTTCCACTTGCCGATCTACCGCCAGCAGGACATGTTCGCCGGCAGCGGCTGGACCCCGTCCCGCTCGACGCTGCTGAACCTGGCCGCGGGGGCGCACTTCGCCTTGCGTCCGCTGGTCGAGCATCTCCGCAGCGTCGTGCTGGCCGACGACCTGCTGGGGACGGACGACACGACCCTGACGCTGCTGGTCCCCAAGACGCTCCCCGAGGTCGTCGCGGGGGACCCGCGCAGCGAGCGGACGCACGAGCTGCTCTGCGAAGCGAAGGCCGCGGCCACCGCGATTGATTCCTTGTGGACGTCCAAACCGACAAACGCATTGACCGCTTCCATGGCACTTCTCCTGAAAGAACGTGAGGAACGTCGCCCCGATAAGGGCGACGATACCAGCCACTCGGAGAAGGTCATACCATCTGGATTTTTGTCGGGAGCGTTGGCGCCGGCGAGCGGACCGCCGACTTCTTCACGCTCGTCGCCAGCGCCGTGCGCAACGACCTGGACGTGTGGGCCTACCTCAAAGACGTGCTCGACCGGCTGCTGGCCGGCGAGACCGACTACCACCACCTCCGCCCCGACGTCTGGCGCGATCAGCACCCCGAAGCCATCCGCCAGTACCGCATCGAAGAACGCCGCGACAAGGCCGATCGCAAGCAGGCTTGGCACAAGCTGCGGGCGAGGTGAGGCGCCGCGGGGAGTGGGGGAGCGGATGGTGCTGGTGGGCGCTTACCGTTTGAGCACATGCGGATGA
- a CDS encoding SgcJ/EcaC family oxidoreductase: MLRILLLTLGLGLASAGGVRGDDPVAKPDPVEAIRARIEQYVAAYNSQDAKALAGCWSEEAVYLDPASGEEVKGREAIGAKFAGLFADAPGSLTVDVDAIRLVTPDVAIEDGTAVLDAGGEEPEVSSYVAVHVLKEGQWYLDSVRETQLPGSPPPEAGELAELAWLVGEWLDEDEQASIHTRCRWAKNHRFLLSDFAVLAEDRLELAGTQIIGWDPGAKAIRSWIFDSEGGIGQGRWRRVGNQWIVDVKSTLSDGTKASAVNVYTLRDDDSFTWKSTDRVVAGQQEPDVDEVLVVRK; the protein is encoded by the coding sequence ATGTTACGTATTCTTCTGCTGACGTTGGGATTAGGGCTCGCATCGGCCGGAGGCGTACGGGGCGACGACCCGGTCGCGAAACCTGATCCTGTCGAGGCTATCCGTGCGCGGATCGAACAGTACGTCGCCGCCTACAACTCTCAGGACGCCAAGGCATTGGCCGGGTGCTGGTCGGAAGAGGCGGTCTATCTTGACCCCGCGTCGGGAGAGGAGGTTAAAGGTCGCGAAGCGATCGGCGCCAAGTTCGCAGGGTTGTTCGCCGACGCTCCCGGCAGTTTGACCGTGGACGTCGACGCGATTCGTCTGGTCACGCCGGACGTAGCGATCGAAGACGGCACGGCCGTACTCGACGCGGGCGGCGAGGAGCCGGAAGTCAGTTCCTACGTCGCGGTCCATGTGCTCAAAGAAGGGCAGTGGTATCTCGATAGCGTCCGAGAGACTCAATTGCCCGGTTCGCCGCCGCCGGAAGCGGGGGAACTGGCCGAGCTTGCTTGGCTGGTCGGCGAGTGGCTCGACGAGGACGAGCAGGCGTCGATCCACACGCGCTGCCGCTGGGCCAAGAACCATCGCTTCCTGCTGAGCGACTTCGCCGTCCTCGCCGAGGATCGTCTCGAGCTGGCGGGAACGCAGATCATCGGCTGGGACCCAGGCGCCAAGGCGATTCGTTCCTGGATCTTCGACTCGGAAGGGGGGATCGGCCAGGGACGATGGCGGCGCGTCGGCAATCAATGGATCGTCGACGTCAAATCGACCCTGAGCGACGGGACGAAGGCCTCGGCTGTGAACGTCTACACGCTCCGGGACGACGACTCCTTCACCTGGAAGTCGACCGATCGCGTCGTCGCCGGGCAGCAGGAGCCCGACGTCGACGAAGTGCTTGTCGTTCGAAAATAA
- a CDS encoding DUF1080 domain-containing protein: MNLRSLAAVVMLAGLSSVVPVAFAAEKAISPDKSRSLFNGRDLTGWSIDCPELDKNPAARKPFAVRDGLLVSLGTPGGHLVTDKTYRDYRLVVEYRFTGKGGNCGVLVHASKPRALYDMFPQSIEVQMQSGEAGDFWCICEDIVVPNMVERRGPRETWGVDGDKSRRIRNLTDDSEKPLGEWNQMVVECLDDAIRVWINGDLVNDGAECTATQGRLALQAEGTEVEFRKIEIGPLEDEADGAAPPERNVPKFAPPVGAKKLPQPDEVWVDSKQKLVYVDGYVSLREGYLEMFACLKGTKEHEAVVAVKSSAATVHAALVSIGAKQGKPVVWQPKFQPPTGDTIEIRIQWLDQQGQVQEARAQDWIRDTKTKQPLNYDWVFAGSSFYTDPETGKKYYTAEGGDFICVSNFSTATLDLPIESSQSTEGLLFEANPDSVPELGTPVRLILSVKKPAQKKP; the protein is encoded by the coding sequence ATGAATCTTCGCTCCCTGGCCGCCGTCGTGATGCTGGCGGGCCTGTCGTCGGTCGTCCCGGTCGCTTTCGCTGCGGAGAAAGCGATCTCGCCCGACAAGTCCCGCTCGCTGTTCAACGGTCGCGATTTGACCGGGTGGAGCATCGATTGCCCTGAACTCGACAAGAATCCCGCCGCTCGCAAACCGTTTGCGGTGAGAGACGGCTTGCTGGTCAGCCTCGGCACTCCGGGGGGCCACCTCGTCACCGACAAGACGTACCGAGATTACCGGCTGGTCGTCGAGTACCGCTTCACCGGCAAGGGGGGCAATTGCGGGGTGCTGGTGCACGCCTCGAAGCCGAGAGCGCTGTACGACATGTTCCCGCAGTCGATCGAAGTGCAGATGCAGTCCGGCGAGGCCGGCGATTTCTGGTGCATTTGCGAGGACATCGTCGTGCCGAACATGGTCGAACGGCGCGGTCCGCGCGAGACCTGGGGGGTCGACGGGGACAAGAGCCGACGCATCCGCAATCTGACCGACGACTCCGAAAAGCCGCTCGGCGAGTGGAACCAGATGGTCGTCGAGTGCCTCGACGACGCGATTCGGGTGTGGATCAACGGCGATCTGGTGAACGACGGCGCCGAGTGCACCGCAACCCAGGGCCGCCTCGCGCTGCAGGCCGAGGGGACCGAGGTCGAGTTCCGCAAGATCGAGATCGGGCCCCTGGAGGACGAGGCCGACGGCGCGGCCCCCCCGGAGCGGAACGTTCCGAAGTTCGCCCCCCCGGTCGGCGCCAAGAAGCTCCCGCAGCCGGACGAAGTGTGGGTCGACTCGAAGCAGAAGCTCGTCTACGTCGATGGATACGTCTCGCTCCGCGAAGGGTATCTGGAGATGTTCGCGTGTCTCAAGGGGACCAAGGAGCACGAGGCGGTCGTCGCGGTCAAGTCGAGCGCGGCGACGGTCCACGCGGCGCTGGTGAGCATCGGCGCCAAGCAGGGCAAACCGGTCGTCTGGCAGCCGAAGTTCCAACCCCCGACCGGCGACACGATCGAGATCCGCATCCAATGGCTCGACCAGCAGGGCCAGGTCCAGGAAGCTCGGGCCCAGGACTGGATCCGCGACACGAAGACGAAACAACCGCTCAACTACGACTGGGTCTTCGCCGGCAGCAGCTTCTACACCGATCCGGAAACGGGCAAGAAGTACTACACCGCCGAGGGGGGGGACTTCATCTGCGTCTCGAATTTCTCGACCGCCACCCTCGACTTGCCGATTGAAAGCAGCCAAAGCACCGAGGGGCTGCTGTTCGAGGCGAACCCCGACAGTGTCCCGGAGCTCGGGACTCCCGTACGGCTGATCCTGAGCGTGAAGAAACCGGCGCAAAAGAAGCCGTAG
- the tnpB gene encoding IS66 family insertion sequence element accessory protein TnpB: protein MLTVPSSVRIYLHTGPTDMRKGIDGLSGIVRGEFGDDPLSGSLYLFVNRRANRLKILHWDGTGFWVYYRVLERGTFEVPRSDDARVQIDATQLAMILGGVSLAGVTRRKRYAHAS from the coding sequence GTGCTGACGGTCCCCTCAAGTGTCCGCATCTACCTGCACACCGGCCCGACCGACATGCGGAAGGGGATCGACGGGCTGTCGGGGATCGTGCGCGGCGAGTTTGGCGATGATCCGCTCAGCGGTTCCCTCTACTTGTTCGTCAACCGGCGTGCGAACCGGCTGAAGATCCTGCACTGGGACGGGACGGGGTTCTGGGTCTACTACCGCGTGCTCGAACGGGGGACGTTCGAGGTCCCGCGGAGCGACGACGCGCGGGTGCAGATCGACGCGACGCAGCTCGCGATGATCTTGGGGGGCGTGTCGCTGGCCGGCGTGACGCGCCGCAAGCGGTATGCGCACGCGTCGTAG